A genomic region of Alphaproteobacteria bacterium contains the following coding sequences:
- a CDS encoding helix-turn-helix transcriptional regulator: MRELYDYNKNIQNEAMQFVKPLFDHLGFNCFAYVRHYHGDKYFLYVSNPDIVQRVLSLIDESRYYVFQFVPKLNEKKIIFWDASQSTKWSSLLKDLNHYNGVSILNRAHEDYVDSWFFGASNTNTQILNVYNNHFNLIEKFIVYFQAITKDLFNLDNPENLFKYRDNNLFLDLKNTNNCTDINFKKFIEAINLKKLPLTLQDKEVNCTQNELQTMKLLSEGLTTKEISNLLERSPRTIESQICDLKEKMNLFSTQKLIHYFNQSIYKNFGF; encoded by the coding sequence GTGAACTGTATGATTACAATAAAAATATTCAAAATGAAGCCATGCAATTCGTCAAACCTTTGTTTGATCATCTAGGTTTTAATTGCTTTGCCTATGTGCGCCATTATCATGGTGATAAATATTTTTTATATGTGTCAAATCCTGATATTGTTCAAAGGGTTTTGTCATTAATAGATGAATCTAGATATTATGTATTTCAATTTGTACCTAAATTAAATGAAAAAAAAATTATTTTTTGGGATGCTTCTCAATCTACTAAATGGTCTTCGTTATTAAAAGACCTTAATCATTACAATGGAGTATCTATACTCAATCGAGCACATGAAGATTACGTAGATTCTTGGTTTTTTGGCGCAAGTAATACAAATACTCAAATATTAAATGTGTATAACAACCATTTTAATTTAATTGAAAAATTTATTGTATATTTTCAAGCAATAACAAAAGATTTATTTAATTTAGATAATCCTGAAAATTTGTTTAAATATCGTGATAATAATTTATTTCTTGATTTAAAAAACACAAATAATTGTACTGATATAAATTTTAAAAAATTTATTGAAGCAATTAATTTAAAAAAACTACCCTTAACTCTTCAAGACAAAGAAGTCAATTGTACACAAAATGAATTACAAACAATGAAGCTTCTGTCAGAAGGATTAACGACTAAAGAAATTAGTAATCTTCTTGAAAGATCGCCGCGCACAATTGAATCGCAAATTTGTGATTTGAAAGAAAAAATGAATCTTTTTTCAACACAAAAATTGATTCATTATTTTAATCAATCTATTTATAAAAATTTTGGGTTTTAG
- a CDS encoding helix-turn-helix transcriptional regulator, producing MRELYDYNTNIQNEAMQFIKPLFDHLGFNYFSYFRHYNGNKFFSYMSNPDIVQRVLPSIDESTYHVFRFTPKLNEKKIVFWDVSQSTKWSALLKDLNHYNGISILNRTHEDYVDSWFFAASNTNTSILNLYNNNFNLIEKFIVYFQTITKDLFNLDNPKNLFKYRDDNLLLNLKNTNNCTELDFKNFLEAINLKKLPLIFQNKEVNCTQKELQTMKLLSEGLTTKEISNFLEKSPRTIESQIYDLKEKMNLFSTQKL from the coding sequence ATGCGTGAACTGTATGATTACAATACAAATATTCAAAATGAAGCCATGCAATTCATTAAACCTCTTTTTGATCATCTGGGGTTCAATTATTTTTCTTATTTCAGGCATTACAATGGCAATAAATTTTTCTCATATATGTCAAATCCTGACATTGTACAAAGGGTTTTGCCATCAATAGATGAATCTACTTATCATGTATTTCGATTTACACCTAAATTAAATGAAAAAAAAATTGTTTTTTGGGATGTTTCTCAATCTACTAAATGGTCTGCGTTATTAAAAGACCTTAATCATTACAATGGAATATCTATACTCAATCGAACGCATGAAGATTACGTCGATTCTTGGTTTTTTGCTGCAAGTAATACTAATACGAGTATATTGAATTTGTATAACAATAATTTCAACCTAATTGAAAAATTTATTGTTTATTTTCAAACAATAACAAAAGATTTATTTAATTTAGATAATCCTAAAAATTTGTTTAAATATCGAGACGATAATTTATTACTTAATTTAAAAAACACAAATAATTGCACTGAATTAGATTTTAAAAATTTTCTTGAAGCGATTAATCTAAAAAAACTACCCTTAATTTTTCAAAATAAAGAGGTCAATTGTACACAAAAAGAATTGCAAACAATGAAGCTTCTGTCGGAAGGATTAACGACTAAAGAAATTAGTAATTTTCTTGAAAAATCGCCGCGCACAATTGAATCGCAAATTTATGATTTGAAAGAAAAAATGAATCTTTTTTCAACACAAAAACT